The following coding sequences lie in one Sedimentibacter sp. MB35-C1 genomic window:
- a CDS encoding branched-chain amino acid ABC transporter permease gives MKNNENHNYKIYLVAFAIFAFLITLLDLKYIGDDYVRRVLNLAAIYTIVSVSMNLVNGFTGLFSLGQAGFMAIGAYTVAILTVPIDKRAAIFYVIPQNTFLAGIELPFVVALLLGGLLAALVAILIGIPVLRLKSDYLAIATLGFSEIIRIVFTNAKTITNGALGIKSIPKMPTMWVFFGIMILSVTFIILLINSSYGRAFKAIREDDIAAEAMGINLFKHKVMSFAIGAFFAGIGGGLLATLLGTVDPKQFYFVATYNFLLIIVLGGMGSISGTVIASFIVTIGLEVLRFFDDPLTLFGYNIPIFRAGFRMVIFSALLMVLVLFFRNGIMGQKELSWGFIKNIFSKKNLHKKAKKGGTA, from the coding sequence ATAAAGAACAATGAAAATCATAATTATAAAATATATCTAGTTGCATTTGCAATATTTGCTTTTCTTATTACACTTTTAGATTTGAAGTATATTGGTGATGACTATGTAAGACGTGTATTGAATCTGGCTGCAATCTACACAATAGTAAGTGTTTCCATGAACCTTGTTAACGGATTTACCGGATTGTTTTCCCTCGGTCAGGCAGGCTTTATGGCTATAGGAGCTTATACAGTCGCAATTTTAACTGTTCCCATTGATAAACGTGCTGCGATTTTTTATGTTATACCTCAAAACACCTTCCTTGCCGGAATAGAGCTTCCGTTTGTAGTGGCACTTTTACTCGGAGGTCTGCTGGCTGCTTTAGTTGCAATACTAATAGGTATTCCGGTACTCCGATTAAAAAGCGATTACTTAGCCATAGCTACACTAGGTTTTTCAGAAATAATACGTATTGTCTTTACTAATGCAAAAACAATTACAAACGGCGCACTTGGAATTAAAAGTATACCTAAAATGCCAACTATGTGGGTTTTTTTCGGGATAATGATATTATCCGTAACTTTTATTATACTGCTGATAAATTCAAGCTACGGGAGAGCCTTTAAGGCCATAAGAGAAGATGATATAGCAGCAGAGGCCATGGGTATAAATCTATTTAAACACAAAGTAATGTCTTTTGCCATAGGTGCGTTTTTTGCAGGAATAGGAGGAGGTCTCTTAGCTACTTTACTTGGTACTGTGGATCCTAAGCAGTTCTACTTTGTAGCAACCTACAACTTTCTGCTGATTATAGTCCTTGGCGGCATGGGCAGCATTTCAGGTACTGTTATAGCTTCCTTTATAGTTACCATTGGGCTTGAAGTCCTAAGATTCTTTGATGACCCGCTTACTTTGTTTGGATATAATATTCCTATATTCAGAGCTGGATTTAGAATGGTAATTTTTTCTGCATTACTTATGGTTTTGGTGCTTTTCTTCAGAAATGGTATCATGGGGCAAAAAGAATTATCCTGGGGCTTCATAAAAAATATATTTAGCAAAAAGAACCTTCATAAAAAAGCTAAAAAAGGAGGTACCGCATAA
- a CDS encoding ABC transporter substrate-binding protein has product MIFSMFTACAKDQGTSTDADSDSDVIKIGVFEPLTGENGGGGLQELDGIKYANKMYPEVLGKKIELVIVDNKSDKGEATTAVTRLIEKEKVVAIIGSYGSGVSIAAGDIIQNAKIPAMGASCTNPMVTQGNEYYFRACFLDPFQGRVMANYALGQGAKTAAVIMQNGDDYSIGLGNFFINAFKELTGDENSVVDVSEFQVNDTDFNAILTNIKAKNPDVIFAPSSATTAPLIIKQARALGMNSLIMGGDTWENPAVIDVAGDDAKGIVLSTFFDENDPATEEAKVFVEGYKKELGDKEPIIPAVAALGYDAYLLVRDAIERAGSTDGDAIKEAIQSTKDFEGVTGVINFTEEGDADKNIAVIKTVEDGKFVYIDTVEVK; this is encoded by the coding sequence ATGATATTTTCAATGTTCACTGCATGTGCAAAAGACCAGGGGACAAGCACCGATGCAGACTCAGACAGCGATGTGATAAAAATTGGTGTGTTTGAACCGCTGACAGGTGAAAACGGAGGCGGCGGACTTCAAGAGCTTGACGGAATAAAATATGCAAATAAAATGTATCCCGAAGTCCTAGGCAAAAAAATTGAGCTGGTAATAGTTGATAATAAGAGTGATAAAGGTGAAGCAACTACAGCAGTTACAAGGCTTATTGAGAAGGAAAAGGTTGTAGCGATAATAGGCTCTTACGGTTCGGGAGTTTCAATTGCTGCCGGAGATATTATACAAAATGCCAAAATTCCTGCAATGGGAGCTTCCTGTACTAATCCTATGGTTACACAAGGAAATGAATATTACTTCAGAGCATGCTTTCTTGACCCGTTCCAAGGAAGGGTAATGGCAAATTATGCTTTAGGGCAGGGTGCAAAAACTGCAGCTGTTATTATGCAAAACGGTGACGACTATTCCATAGGCCTGGGCAATTTCTTTATTAATGCTTTTAAAGAATTGACGGGCGATGAAAACAGTGTAGTAGATGTATCTGAATTCCAGGTAAACGATACTGATTTTAATGCAATCCTAACAAATATCAAAGCTAAAAACCCTGATGTTATATTTGCTCCAAGCTCGGCAACAACAGCTCCTCTGATTATTAAGCAGGCAAGGGCCCTAGGTATGAACAGCTTAATAATGGGCGGAGACACTTGGGAAAACCCTGCCGTTATAGATGTTGCCGGAGATGATGCAAAAGGTATTGTTCTTTCAACATTCTTTGACGAAAACGATCCCGCTACAGAAGAAGCAAAAGTATTTGTAGAAGGATACAAAAAAGAACTAGGCGATAAAGAGCCTATAATACCTGCAGTTGCAGCATTAGGATATGATGCATACCTTTTAGTAAGGGACGCTATTGAACGTGCAGGCTCAACTGACGGAGATGCTATTAAAGAAGCTATACAATCTACTAAGGACTTTGAAGGTGTTACTGGAGTTATTAACTTTACCGAAGAAGGAGATGCCGATAAAAATATTGCTGTTATCAAAACAGTTGAAGACGGTAAATTTGTATACATCGATACAGTTGAAGTTAAATAA
- a CDS encoding Fur family transcriptional regulator — translation MIEELLKKSSLKNTKQRHIILSVIESAKEPITAEEIFKTLVMDDHKINLSTVYRTLHVLTEKNVLLKILKGDGTASYELNELSHSHYITCSKCNNSILIENCPLKDLNESIGRKTGFKVTGHSLQFTGICAECLKKQRNKNKEE, via the coding sequence ATGATTGAAGAACTTCTAAAAAAATCTTCGTTGAAAAATACGAAGCAAAGGCATATTATACTTTCGGTAATAGAATCTGCAAAAGAGCCTATTACTGCGGAGGAAATTTTTAAGACTCTAGTAATGGATGATCATAAAATTAATCTTTCAACGGTGTACAGAACGCTGCATGTTCTTACTGAGAAAAATGTTCTGTTAAAAATACTTAAGGGAGACGGTACGGCATCCTATGAACTGAATGAGCTGTCCCACAGCCATTATATAACCTGCAGTAAGTGCAACAATTCCATATTGATTGAAAATTGCCCGTTAAAGGATTTGAACGAGTCAATAGGCAGGAAGACAGGATTTAAAGTGACGGGACACAGCCTGCAATTTACAGGAATATGTGCTGAATGTCTAAAAAAGCAAAGAAATAAAAATAAAGAGGAGTAA
- a CDS encoding N-acetyltransferase, which yields MQLDKVKNLPKKVVDSLENIDGLTVFLVQDYNNQFLRRLVDFGEEIFGELGMDEWGLVPQIRHGNVYVLKEEGKRNISGLAILMRDWEDSEKVYLFDFAIADELQGNRLGYHFLKIIIGNIKEQEFKRMSLTVDTENEPAIRLYEKLGFKITETSMDEYGKSHDRYIMVMEFQE from the coding sequence ATGCAACTAGACAAAGTAAAAAACTTACCTAAAAAGGTGGTAGACAGCCTGGAGAATATTGACGGATTAACAGTATTTCTCGTGCAGGACTACAATAATCAGTTTTTAAGGAGACTAGTTGATTTTGGCGAAGAAATTTTTGGAGAATTAGGCATGGATGAGTGGGGGCTCGTGCCGCAAATACGTCACGGAAATGTGTATGTTTTAAAAGAGGAAGGCAAGAGGAACATTTCTGGTTTGGCCATTCTGATGAGAGATTGGGAAGACTCGGAAAAGGTATACTTGTTTGATTTTGCAATAGCGGATGAACTCCAGGGCAACAGGCTTGGATATCATTTTTTAAAAATTATTATAGGAAATATTAAAGAACAGGAATTTAAAAGAATGTCTCTTACTGTAGACACTGAAAATGAGCCTGCAATAAGGCTCTATGAAAAATTAGGATTTAAGATAACTGAAACAAGCATGGACGAATATGGGAAGTCACATGACCGATACATAATGGTTATGGAATTTCAAGAATAG
- a CDS encoding HU family DNA-binding protein produces MNKAELIASVAEKTGFTKKDAEKALNGFMETIKEELVAGGKVQLVGFGTFEVRDRKERQGRNPRNPGETISIPASKAPVFKAGKSLKEAVN; encoded by the coding sequence ATGAATAAAGCTGAATTAATTGCTAGTGTTGCAGAAAAAACTGGATTTACAAAAAAAGATGCAGAGAAAGCTTTAAATGGATTCATGGAAACAATAAAAGAAGAACTCGTAGCAGGCGGCAAAGTTCAATTAGTTGGATTTGGAACTTTTGAAGTTAGAGACAGAAAAGAAAGACAAGGTAGAAATCCAAGAAATCCTGGCGAAACAATATCAATACCAGCTTCAAAAGCACCAGTATTTAAAGCTGGCAAGTCTTTGAAAGAAGCAGTTAATTAG
- a CDS encoding ABC transporter ATP-binding protein, whose translation MLEINNLHVNYGGISAVKGINISVPEKSIVTLIGANGAGKSTTLRTIAGLVKPSEGEINFLGENIIGMDTINIVAKGITLVPEGRRVFANLTVLENLKIGAYLQKSGINESIAEVYDLFPRLKERSWQLAGTLSGGEQQMLAVGRALMAKPKLIMMDEPSLGLAPLIVNNIFDIIKEINKLGTTILLIEQNANKALKVADYGYVLETGNITMEGKGNELLQNEKVKDAYLGTSKK comes from the coding sequence ATGCTTGAAATTAATAATCTGCATGTAAATTACGGTGGTATTTCGGCAGTAAAGGGAATTAATATCAGCGTTCCAGAGAAGTCCATTGTTACACTTATTGGAGCAAACGGCGCCGGAAAAAGCACCACTCTCAGGACAATTGCAGGTCTTGTCAAACCCAGCGAAGGAGAAATTAATTTTCTAGGTGAAAATATTATAGGCATGGATACAATAAATATTGTTGCAAAAGGTATTACTCTGGTTCCTGAAGGAAGAAGAGTATTTGCAAATTTAACTGTACTGGAGAACTTAAAAATAGGTGCCTATCTTCAGAAAAGCGGAATCAATGAAAGCATAGCTGAAGTTTACGATCTATTCCCCAGACTTAAGGAACGCTCATGGCAACTTGCAGGGACGCTATCCGGAGGCGAACAACAAATGCTTGCTGTAGGAAGAGCTCTCATGGCTAAGCCTAAACTTATAATGATGGATGAGCCATCTCTCGGCCTAGCTCCTTTGATAGTAAACAATATATTTGATATTATTAAAGAAATAAATAAATTAGGTACTACCATATTGCTTATAGAGCAAAATGCAAATAAGGCTCTAAAAGTTGCCGACTACGGTTACGTACTCGAAACAGGTAATATAACAATGGAAGGAAAGGGCAATGAGCTTTTACAGAACGAAAAAGTAAAAGATGCATATCTTGGAACTTCAAAGAAATAA
- a CDS encoding ABC transporter ATP-binding protein, whose amino-acid sequence MSVLSIKNAVMQFGGVIAVNDLNIDVKKGHIEALIGPNGAGKTTAFNVITGVYTPTKGNVYYNDTKITGLSPDKITKMGIARTFQNIRLFKELTVLDNILIANHLHVKSNFLSYAMRMPWSRSEEKNMKQKSEMLLDKLGLLKLKNETASSLPYGEQRKLEIARALATDAKLLLLDEPAAGMNPSETMQLSRFIHTIRDEFELTIFMIEHHMDLVMEISDKIYVLDFGQLIAQGTANEVKNNQRVIEAYLGVEEDA is encoded by the coding sequence ATGAGCGTTTTAAGCATAAAAAATGCAGTGATGCAATTCGGTGGTGTTATCGCGGTTAATGACCTCAATATAGATGTTAAAAAAGGCCACATAGAAGCCCTGATCGGGCCAAACGGAGCTGGAAAAACGACAGCATTCAATGTAATTACCGGCGTTTATACTCCCACAAAAGGAAATGTTTATTACAATGATACCAAAATTACCGGACTATCTCCCGATAAGATAACAAAGATGGGTATTGCAAGAACATTTCAGAATATACGATTATTTAAAGAACTGACTGTTTTGGATAATATTCTAATTGCGAATCATCTTCATGTAAAAAGCAATTTTTTGTCATACGCTATGAGAATGCCTTGGTCAAGATCAGAAGAAAAAAACATGAAACAAAAATCAGAAATGCTTTTGGATAAGCTTGGGCTTCTAAAATTAAAAAATGAAACGGCAAGCTCACTTCCTTACGGTGAACAGCGAAAATTAGAAATAGCTAGAGCATTGGCAACGGATGCAAAACTGTTGTTGCTTGACGAGCCGGCAGCAGGCATGAATCCTAGCGAAACCATGCAGCTTTCCAGGTTTATTCATACTATAAGAGATGAATTTGAACTTACTATTTTTATGATTGAACACCATATGGATCTCGTTATGGAAATTTCAGATAAAATCTATGTACTTGACTTTGGTCAGCTTATTGCTCAAGGCACAGCAAACGAAGTTAAAAATAACCAGAGGGTTATAGAAGCTTACTTGGGGGTGGAAGAAGATGCTTGA
- a CDS encoding branched-chain amino acid ABC transporter permease translates to MTFEIFMQQLANGISIGSLYALIAIGYTMVYGILRLINFAHGDIFMMAAYFMVFSMVNFGLPWYVSMILVVIATILLGVLIEKAAYKPLRSAPRMSIMISAIGVSFLLENLATYLFTGVPKGFPDIPILTKAISFGNVSLSVVTVVTPVITIVLLYVVLFITNKTKIGMAMRAAAKDFETARLMGININRVISTTFVIGSGLAAIGAVLWGSKYPSVYPLVGVMPGLKCFIAAVLGGIGNTTGAVIGGFILGMAEIMLVSFLPSLTGYRDAIAFIILIIVLLVKPTGLLGEKVTDKV, encoded by the coding sequence ATGACTTTTGAAATATTTATGCAACAGCTGGCAAACGGAATATCCATAGGAAGTCTTTACGCCCTCATAGCCATCGGCTACACAATGGTTTATGGAATATTAAGACTAATAAACTTCGCCCACGGTGATATTTTCATGATGGCAGCTTATTTTATGGTTTTCAGCATGGTAAACTTCGGACTGCCGTGGTATGTATCCATGATTTTGGTTGTTATAGCAACAATATTGCTCGGAGTATTAATTGAAAAAGCAGCGTACAAGCCTCTAAGAAGTGCTCCTCGTATGTCAATAATGATTTCCGCAATAGGTGTATCATTTTTATTGGAAAACCTTGCAACATATTTGTTTACCGGTGTACCTAAAGGGTTCCCGGATATACCAATTCTCACAAAAGCCATAAGTTTCGGAAATGTTTCTTTATCCGTTGTTACAGTTGTGACTCCCGTAATAACAATTGTTTTATTATATGTAGTACTTTTTATAACAAACAAAACAAAAATAGGCATGGCAATGAGAGCTGCCGCAAAAGATTTTGAAACTGCACGGCTTATGGGTATCAACATTAACAGAGTTATATCAACTACATTTGTAATCGGCTCCGGCCTGGCAGCAATAGGTGCTGTATTATGGGGGTCAAAGTATCCTTCTGTATATCCTCTCGTGGGAGTAATGCCTGGCTTAAAGTGCTTTATAGCAGCAGTTCTTGGAGGAATAGGTAATACCACAGGAGCTGTTATTGGAGGTTTTATCTTGGGGATGGCAGAAATAATGCTGGTTTCTTTCCTTCCTTCATTAACAGGTTACAGAGATGCAATAGCTTTTATAATACTGATTATAGTGCTGCTGGTTAAACCAACCGGACTGCTTGGAGAGAAGGTGACTGATAAAGTATGA
- the mazG gene encoding nucleoside triphosphate pyrophosphohydrolase: MNTIQIIGLGAGSRDDLTVKAYKALNENIPTFARTERHPTVKELKKEINIECFDNFFEKYETFDEVYEKMADKLIEFANTYGKINYCTAGSPYYGDIVTKKLLNEYKDQISIIIIDGMSFLDKCIKLSGFSDYKSIKVLDCLEADEFSFDINSLNIVTQVYDHEMASQLKLILMETYSDDSYILNIDVLKENVEKTPLYMLDQEKKYGFSTYFCVLPIEISKNTVYNVTNLCRIVKILRGPDGCPWDRKQTHESIRQHVVEEAYEVVDAIDNDDIDNLIEELGDLLFQVVFHAEIGSEEGYFNLNDIITNLCKKMYFRHPHVFGDIKAGNVDEALQSWETSKHKEKNLNTYTDNLKNVPKALSPLSRSYKIQKRAAEVGFDWPDADGAVLKIKEELLEFLEEYDKNDSEKMEEEFGDLLFALVNLSRFVKINPDIALNRTINKFIERFKYIETHAGRDLKDMTLEEMDELWEKSKFQ; encoded by the coding sequence ATGAATACTATTCAAATTATAGGACTAGGCGCAGGAAGCCGTGATGATTTGACTGTGAAGGCATATAAGGCATTAAACGAGAACATACCAACATTTGCAAGGACAGAAAGGCATCCGACGGTAAAAGAGCTTAAAAAAGAAATAAATATAGAATGTTTTGATAATTTTTTTGAAAAATATGAAACTTTTGATGAAGTTTATGAAAAAATGGCCGATAAATTAATAGAGTTTGCAAATACCTACGGCAAAATTAATTATTGCACCGCAGGAAGTCCATATTATGGAGATATAGTAACAAAAAAGCTTTTGAATGAATATAAAGACCAAATAAGTATAATAATAATTGATGGAATGAGTTTTCTTGATAAATGCATAAAGCTGTCGGGGTTTTCAGATTACAAATCTATTAAAGTTCTGGATTGTCTTGAGGCGGATGAGTTTTCTTTCGATATAAATTCCTTAAATATAGTAACTCAGGTATATGATCATGAAATGGCTTCACAGTTGAAACTTATCCTTATGGAAACATATTCTGATGATTCATATATTTTAAATATTGATGTTTTAAAAGAAAATGTCGAAAAAACTCCTTTGTACATGCTGGATCAAGAAAAAAAATACGGATTTTCAACATATTTTTGTGTTCTACCTATTGAAATTTCGAAAAATACAGTGTATAATGTTACTAATCTATGCAGAATTGTGAAAATATTGAGAGGGCCTGACGGATGCCCTTGGGACAGGAAACAGACCCATGAATCTATAAGACAGCATGTTGTGGAAGAAGCTTATGAAGTGGTGGATGCCATAGATAATGATGATATAGATAATCTCATTGAAGAGCTCGGAGATTTATTGTTTCAGGTAGTTTTTCACGCAGAGATTGGCAGTGAAGAAGGTTACTTCAATTTAAATGACATCATAACAAATTTGTGCAAAAAAATGTATTTTAGGCATCCTCATGTATTTGGGGATATCAAGGCCGGCAACGTGGATGAAGCTCTTCAAAGCTGGGAAACATCAAAGCATAAGGAAAAAAATTTAAATACGTATACAGATAATTTGAAGAACGTACCAAAAGCATTATCGCCTCTTAGCAGAAGCTATAAAATTCAAAAAAGAGCAGCTGAGGTAGGATTTGATTGGCCGGATGCAGATGGAGCTGTTTTGAAAATTAAAGAAGAACTCTTGGAATTTCTTGAGGAGTACGATAAAAATGATTCTGAGAAGATGGAAGAAGAGTTTGGAGATTTATTATTTGCGCTTGTTAATTTATCAAGATTTGTAAAAATTAATCCTGATATTGCTCTTAACAGGACTATAAATAAATTTATTGAAAGATTTAAATACATAGAGACTCATGCAGGGAGAGACTTAAAAGATATGACACTTGAAGAAATGGATGAGCTATGGGAAAAATCAAAGTTCCAATAA
- a CDS encoding polysaccharide biosynthesis protein encodes MNYKSLSKKGIIMSKENFIKGAAILGVAGLLVKILGAIYRIPLTNLIGTEGIGYYQPAYNIYNLLLVVSLSGFPTAIAKLVSEKRALKNFEGAYQVYKVSRWGLFLIGLISSLLVLIFAKNLVSLIGFPGAYYSMLALVPALFAVPLLSAYRGFFQGSQNMAPIALSQIIEQVFRVSVGLYLAYALVGRGLEEAAAGATFGASAGGVAALILIYLMFLFTKKSIKEEIKLSSHNRTEPVKNIVKSLLYIAIPITIGASIAPLMGIMDSYIVSNRLTAIGYTNVQIADMFGELSGTAQTLINFPQVFSTAVAMSLVPAITDAFTKKQNVKLNVTANAGVKMSLIIGLPCGIGLFMLAEPVIALLYSSLGPEKHASSGALLEILAIGVIFLTLVQAFTAILQSINKQFHPVKNLIAGLIVKVILSYILIGMPSINIKGAAISTTISYFVVALLNWYDINNTSIKIKLIQVSSRSLLSVAIMAAATGVSFRFFKSVLHSQNLATLGSITIAVIVYVICLFATGAITKADLELIPKGEKLARFVRK; translated from the coding sequence TTGAATTATAAATCATTGAGCAAGAAAGGAATAATCATGTCAAAGGAAAACTTCATTAAAGGGGCTGCAATTCTTGGAGTTGCAGGATTACTTGTAAAAATTTTGGGGGCAATTTACAGAATACCGCTGACAAATTTGATAGGAACTGAAGGCATAGGCTATTATCAGCCTGCTTATAACATATATAACCTTTTGCTTGTTGTATCTTTATCAGGATTTCCAACGGCAATTGCAAAATTGGTTTCAGAAAAAAGGGCATTAAAGAATTTTGAGGGAGCATATCAAGTATACAAAGTGTCGCGATGGGGATTGTTTCTTATAGGCTTAATTTCTTCGCTACTAGTACTAATTTTTGCAAAAAATCTTGTTTCCTTAATAGGATTCCCGGGAGCATACTACTCAATGCTAGCTCTGGTTCCTGCATTGTTTGCTGTACCTCTTTTATCGGCTTACAGAGGATTTTTTCAAGGAAGTCAGAATATGGCTCCCATTGCTTTATCACAGATTATAGAGCAGGTGTTCAGAGTATCGGTTGGACTTTATCTGGCGTATGCGCTGGTAGGAAGAGGGCTGGAAGAAGCTGCGGCAGGTGCCACGTTTGGCGCGTCTGCAGGAGGTGTTGCGGCATTAATACTTATTTATCTGATGTTCCTTTTCACAAAAAAATCAATTAAAGAAGAAATAAAATTATCATCACATAATAGAACGGAACCTGTAAAAAATATTGTTAAGAGTCTTTTGTATATAGCAATACCAATAACAATTGGGGCTTCAATTGCACCGTTGATGGGAATTATGGATTCGTACATTGTATCTAACAGGCTTACTGCAATAGGATATACAAATGTTCAGATAGCTGATATGTTTGGTGAGTTAAGCGGTACTGCACAAACATTAATAAATTTTCCGCAAGTTTTTTCAACTGCTGTTGCCATGAGCTTAGTACCTGCAATCACTGATGCGTTTACAAAAAAGCAGAATGTAAAATTAAATGTAACGGCAAATGCAGGTGTAAAAATGTCTCTGATAATAGGGTTGCCTTGCGGTATAGGTCTGTTTATGCTTGCAGAGCCGGTTATTGCCTTGCTGTATTCTTCGCTGGGACCGGAAAAACATGCAAGTTCCGGAGCATTGTTGGAAATTTTGGCAATAGGCGTTATTTTCCTTACATTGGTGCAGGCATTTACAGCGATTCTTCAATCTATTAATAAGCAGTTTCATCCGGTTAAAAACTTGATTGCCGGACTTATAGTTAAAGTAATTTTATCGTACATACTTATCGGAATGCCATCAATTAATATAAAAGGGGCGGCCATAAGCACTACAATATCTTATTTTGTAGTTGCGCTTCTGAACTGGTATGATATAAATAATACAAGCATAAAAATTAAATTGATACAGGTGTCCTCAAGATCACTTCTTTCGGTTGCAATAATGGCAGCAGCAACAGGTGTTTCATTTAGATTTTTTAAATCTGTGCTTCATAGTCAGAATTTGGCGACACTTGGTTCAATAACAATAGCTGTTATAGTGTATGTTATATGCCTGTTTGCAACGGGGGCAATTACGAAGGCAGATTTAGAGTTAATACCCAAAGGAGAAAAACTAGCAAGGTTTGTGAGGAAATAA